One Portunus trituberculatus isolate SZX2019 chromosome 45, ASM1759143v1, whole genome shotgun sequence DNA segment encodes these proteins:
- the LOC123519422 gene encoding heme-binding protein 1-like, whose amino-acid sequence MRLLTASFYLLAMQLVLLQVVETQIRENVSEIAPYTVVKEAQTYEERSYPSAHWICHNATLQDPSMSVDSFWPLFGYISGANIDGVSIPMTAPVTVRAEEDKQTGSWNTKMCFYLPEAHQENPPIPYNEDLQLVMRNAMNVFARRIGGNLTTEEWATFANDLKTTLATEEPTADLSAYYIVGYDSPSKATDRRNEVWFKKT is encoded by the exons ATGAGGCTCCTAACAGCATCTTTCTACCTGCTGGCGATGCAATTAGTCCTCCTGCAGGTGGTGGAGACGCAG ATCAGAGAGAACGTGAGTGAGATCGCGCCCTACACCGTCGTCAAGGAGGCCCAG ACTTACGAGGAGCGCTCCTACCCTTCGGCACACTGGATTTGTCACAACGCCACCCTTCAGGACCCCAGCATGAGCGTTGACTCCTTCTGGCCTCTCTTCGGCTACATCTCAGGAGCAAACATCGATG GCGTGTCCATCCCCATGACCGCCCCAGTCACGGTGAGGGCAGAGGAGGataagcagacagggagttggAACACCAAGATGTGCTTCTACCTGCCGGAAGCCCACCAGGAGAACCCGCCGATTCCCTACAACGAAGATTTGCAGCTGGTGATGAGGAACGCCATGAACGTTTTCGCCAG acgcATAGGAGGCAACCTGACGACTGAAGAGTGGGCAACCTTCGCTAATGACCTCAAGACCACTCTGGCCACTGAGGAGCCAACAGCTGACCTCTCCGCCTACTACAT TGTTGGTTATGACTCCCCCAGCAAGGCCACTGACCGCAGGAACGAGGTGTGGTTTAAGAAGACGTGA
- the LOC123519418 gene encoding phenoloxidase-activating factor 1-like isoform X1, whose protein sequence is MQRVSAVAVVVVAVVLGGGEVEAAHRSIRQLFPESGPDCSNGRQCIPIRSCPVFVRLLENPTPEGIKMLQESHCGFAGDRSPLTCCPDGDSGKPTSSNIDFRPTVSPSRPIPIPTSSPTSPPTRPPTRPPTQPTTTQLPASGGDLLPSECGFSSAGQTRIFFGEDSPLGAYPWIALLGYTSNTSTSLPSPARFQPQVVWGCGGSLINSRYVVTASHCTAEEFTFNRDLTVIRLGEHNLSTEIDCESRGGRRTCAPPHQTFTPVEIIRHSDFNSRGTVSDDIALIRLDKEVEFNAFVGPICIPPPTTDLTTFLGNRQAFVAGWGATERGPDTQILQQVRIPFVSRDECNPHYNNALLPEQVCFGGDGRRDSCFGDSGGPVVAPAPGGSFLLLALVSFGQPSCGVEGVPAVYTSMAAYRSWILENIKP, encoded by the exons ATGCAGCGAGTGagtgcggtggcggtggtggtggtggcggtggtgctgggTGGAGGCGAGGTGGAAGCAGCGCATCGGTCAATCAGACAAT TGTTCCCTGAGTCCGGTCCAGATTGCAGCAACGGGCGACAGTGCATTCCCATCAGATCTTGCCCCGTGTTCGTGAGACTCCTTGAGAATCCCACGCCTGAGGGAATCAAGATGCTGCAAGAGAGTCACTGTGGCTTCGCTGGTGACCGGAGTCCCTTG ACTTGCTGCCCAGATGGTGACTCCGGGAAACCCACAAGCTCAAACATCGACTTCAGACCCACAGTGAGCCCAAGCAGACCAATACCGATCCCTACCAGCTCCCCCACTTCCCCACCTACTCGTCCACCTACACGCCCTCCCACCCAGCCGACCACCACTCAACTTCCGGCGTCTGGTGGTGATCTGCTGCCTAGTGAATGTGGGTTCTCCTCCGCTGGTCAAACGAGGATATTCTTTGGTGAGGACAGCCCACTAGGAGCCTACCCCTGGATCGCCCTGCTTGGATATACCT CAAACACGTcaacctcccttccctccccagcacGGTTCCAGCCTCAGGTGGTGTGGGGCTGCGGCGGGTCTCTCATCAACTCTCGCTACGTGGTCACAGCTAGCCATTGCACTGCCGAGGAGTTCACTTTCAATAGAGATCT GACCGTGATTCGCCTGGGAGAGCACAACCTATCCACGGAGATCGACTGTGAGAGCAGAGGTGGGAGAAGGACCTGCGCCCCGCCCCATCAGACCTTCACGCCCGTTGAGATCATCCGCCACTCAGATTTCAACAGCCGAGGCACCGTAAGCGACGATATAGCGCTGATAAGACTCGATAAGGAGGTTGAGTTTAATG CTTTCGTGGGGCCCATCTGCATCCCGCCGCCCACCACTGACCTCACCACCTTCCTCGGGAATCGCCAGGCCTTCGTTGCAGGCTGGGGCGCTACCGAGAGGGGCCCAGACACCCAGATTCTGCAACAAGTCCGCATTCCCTTCGTCAGTAGAGATGAGTGCAACCCTCACTACAACAACGCCCTTCTGCCGGAACAG GTGTGCTTCGGAGGTGACGGGCGACGTGACTCCTGCTTCGGTGACTCAGGGGGTCCCGTGGTGGCGCCTGCACCTGGGGGGTCCTTCCTGCTG CTCGCTCTGGTGTCGTTCGGTCAGCCATCGTGCGGTGTGGAGGGCGTGCCTGCTGTCTACACCTCCATGGCCGCCTACAGGAGCTGGATACTGGAGAATATAAAGCCTTAA
- the LOC123519418 gene encoding phenoloxidase-activating factor 1-like isoform X2, translating to MQRVSAVAVVVVAVVLGGGEVEAAHRSIRQLFPESGPDCSNGRQCIPIRSCPVFVRLLENPTPEGIKMLQESHCGFAGDRSPLTCCPDGDSGKPTSSNIDFRPTVSPSRPIPIPTSSPTSPPTRPPTRPPTQPTTTQLPASGGDLLPSECGFSSAGQTRIFFGEDSPLGAYPWIALLGYTSRFQPQVVWGCGGSLINSRYVVTASHCTAEEFTFNRDLTVIRLGEHNLSTEIDCESRGGRRTCAPPHQTFTPVEIIRHSDFNSRGTVSDDIALIRLDKEVEFNAFVGPICIPPPTTDLTTFLGNRQAFVAGWGATERGPDTQILQQVRIPFVSRDECNPHYNNALLPEQVCFGGDGRRDSCFGDSGGPVVAPAPGGSFLLLALVSFGQPSCGVEGVPAVYTSMAAYRSWILENIKP from the exons ATGCAGCGAGTGagtgcggtggcggtggtggtggtggcggtggtgctgggTGGAGGCGAGGTGGAAGCAGCGCATCGGTCAATCAGACAAT TGTTCCCTGAGTCCGGTCCAGATTGCAGCAACGGGCGACAGTGCATTCCCATCAGATCTTGCCCCGTGTTCGTGAGACTCCTTGAGAATCCCACGCCTGAGGGAATCAAGATGCTGCAAGAGAGTCACTGTGGCTTCGCTGGTGACCGGAGTCCCTTG ACTTGCTGCCCAGATGGTGACTCCGGGAAACCCACAAGCTCAAACATCGACTTCAGACCCACAGTGAGCCCAAGCAGACCAATACCGATCCCTACCAGCTCCCCCACTTCCCCACCTACTCGTCCACCTACACGCCCTCCCACCCAGCCGACCACCACTCAACTTCCGGCGTCTGGTGGTGATCTGCTGCCTAGTGAATGTGGGTTCTCCTCCGCTGGTCAAACGAGGATATTCTTTGGTGAGGACAGCCCACTAGGAGCCTACCCCTGGATCGCCCTGCTTGGATATACCT cacGGTTCCAGCCTCAGGTGGTGTGGGGCTGCGGCGGGTCTCTCATCAACTCTCGCTACGTGGTCACAGCTAGCCATTGCACTGCCGAGGAGTTCACTTTCAATAGAGATCT GACCGTGATTCGCCTGGGAGAGCACAACCTATCCACGGAGATCGACTGTGAGAGCAGAGGTGGGAGAAGGACCTGCGCCCCGCCCCATCAGACCTTCACGCCCGTTGAGATCATCCGCCACTCAGATTTCAACAGCCGAGGCACCGTAAGCGACGATATAGCGCTGATAAGACTCGATAAGGAGGTTGAGTTTAATG CTTTCGTGGGGCCCATCTGCATCCCGCCGCCCACCACTGACCTCACCACCTTCCTCGGGAATCGCCAGGCCTTCGTTGCAGGCTGGGGCGCTACCGAGAGGGGCCCAGACACCCAGATTCTGCAACAAGTCCGCATTCCCTTCGTCAGTAGAGATGAGTGCAACCCTCACTACAACAACGCCCTTCTGCCGGAACAG GTGTGCTTCGGAGGTGACGGGCGACGTGACTCCTGCTTCGGTGACTCAGGGGGTCCCGTGGTGGCGCCTGCACCTGGGGGGTCCTTCCTGCTG CTCGCTCTGGTGTCGTTCGGTCAGCCATCGTGCGGTGTGGAGGGCGTGCCTGCTGTCTACACCTCCATGGCCGCCTACAGGAGCTGGATACTGGAGAATATAAAGCCTTAA